Proteins encoded in a region of the Tubulanus polymorphus chromosome 10, tnTubPoly1.2, whole genome shotgun sequence genome:
- the LOC141911771 gene encoding histone H3 translates to MARTKQTARKSTGGKAPRKQLATKAARKSAPATGGVKKPHRYRPGTVALREIRRYQKSTELLIRKLPFQRLVREIAQDFKTDLRFQSSAVMALQEASEAYLVGLFEDTNLCAIHAKRVTIMPKDIQLARRIRGERA, encoded by the coding sequence ATGGCCCGTACGAAGCAGACCGCGCGTAAATCCACCGGAGGAAAGGCTCCACGCAAACAGCTGGCCACCAAGGCGGCGAGGAAGAGTGCCCCGGCCACCGGCGGCGTGAAGAAACCCCATCGTTACAGACCGGGAACCGTCGCACTGCGTGAAATCCGTCGCTACCAGAAGAGTACCGAGCTGCTGATCAGAAAGTTGCCGTTCCAGAGACTCGTTCGCGAGATCGCCCAGGACTTCAAAACCGATCTGCGCTTCCAGAGCTCCGCCGTGATGGCCCTGCAAGAGGCGAGCGAAGCTTATCTCGTCGGCCTTTTCGAAGATACGAACTTGTGCGCAATCCACGCTAAACGCGTCACCATTATGCCCAAGGACATCCAGCTGGCCAGACGTATCCGCGGTGAACGCGCCTAG
- the LOC141911774 gene encoding histone H2B, whose product MPPKVSSKGAKKAATKAKAAHTGDKKRRKRRKESYSIYIYKVLKQVHPDTGISAKAMSIMNSFVNDIFERIAAEASRLTHYNKRSTITSREIQTAVRLLLPGELAKHAVSEGTKAVTKYTGSK is encoded by the coding sequence ATGCCGCCGAAAGTTTCAAGCAAAGGTGCCAAGAAGGCAGCCACCAAGGCTAAAGCCGCTCACACCGGTGACAAGAAAAGGAGGAAGAGAAGAAAGGAAAGCTACAGCATCTACATTTACAAGGTGTTGAAGCAAGTTCACCCCGACACGGGAATCTCCGCGAAGGCCATGAGCATCATGAACAGCTTCGTCAACGATATCTTCGAGAGGATCGCCGCCGAGGCGTCACGCCTGACGCACTACAACAAGCGATCGACCATCACCAGTCGGGAAATCCAGACCGCCGTCAGACTGCTGTTGCCGGGAGAGCTGGCCAAGCACGCCGTCAGCGAGGGTACGAAGGCCGTCACCAAGTACACCGGTTCGAAGTAA
- the LOC141911773 gene encoding histone H2A, with the protein MSGRGKGGKAKGKAKSRSSRAGLQFPVGRIHRLLRKGNYAERIGAGAPVYLAAVMEYLAAEVLELAGNAARDNKKSRIIPRHLQLAIRNDEELNKLLSGVTIAQGGVLPNIQAVLLPKKSAKSK; encoded by the coding sequence ATGTCTGGCCGAGGTAAAGGAGGAAAAGCGAAAGGCAAGGCCAAGAGCCGCTCGTCCCGCGCAGGGTTGCAGTTCCCGGTCGGAAGGATCCATCGTCTTCTCCGCAAAGGAAACTACGCCGAACGTATCGGAGCCGGAGCGCCGGTGTACCTAGCCGCCGTCATGGAATACTTGGCCGCCGAAGTGTTGGAGTTGGCCGGCAACGCCGCCCGCGACAACAAGAAGTCGAGAATCATCCCGCGACATCTGCAGTTGGCCATCCGCAACGACGAAGAGTTGAACAAGCTGCTTTCCGGTGTCACCATCGCCCAAGGCGGTGTACTGCCCAACATCCAGGCCGTGCTTCTGCCGAAAAAGTCCGCCAAGTCCAAGTAG
- the LOC141911910 gene encoding histone H4: protein MSGRGKGGKGLGKGGAKRHRKVLRDNIQGITKPAIRRLARRGGVKRISGLIYEETRGVLKVFLENVIRDAVTYTEHAKRKTVTAMDVVYALKRQGRTLYGFGG, encoded by the coding sequence ATGTCTGGCCGAGGCAAGGGCGGTAAAGGACTGGGAAAAGGCGGCGCCAAGCGTCACAGAAAAGTACTTCGCGATAACATCCAGGGTATCACCAAGCCGGCCATCCGTCGTTTGGCTCGTCGAGGCGGTGTGAAACGTATCTCTGGCTTGATCTACGAAGAAACCCGTGGTGTTCTGAAGGTCTTTTTGGAGAACGTCATCAGAGACGCAGTCACCTATACCGAACACGCGAAAAGGAAGACGGTCACGGCCATGGACGTCGTCTACGCCTTGAAACGCCAGGGACGTACTTTGTACGGTTTCGGCGGCTAA